The Kocuria sp. TGY1127_2 genome includes a window with the following:
- a CDS encoding SDR family NAD(P)-dependent oxidoreductase, which translates to MDVNGISAIVTGGASGLGHETARALVDKGAHVYVFDLGQSIEKAERLDGLTYVEVDVTDPDSVRTGVEQAVNGGTGPLRVAVNCAGIGNAGRVLGKNGVHDFKAYTAVITVNLIGTFQVLALAAEAIAKTEPVDEDGQRGVIINTASVAAYEGQIGQAAYASSKGGVVGLTLPAARDLASKGIRVNTIAPGIVDTPMMAGIDPNFRTSLEKSVPFPHRLAKPVEYAELALDIIGHDYLNGQVTRMDGAIRMAPK; encoded by the coding sequence ATGGACGTCAATGGAATTTCTGCGATCGTCACGGGCGGTGCGTCCGGATTGGGCCACGAAACCGCGCGGGCCCTGGTCGACAAGGGCGCACATGTCTACGTTTTCGATCTGGGGCAATCCATAGAGAAAGCCGAAAGGCTCGATGGCCTTACCTACGTCGAGGTCGATGTGACGGACCCGGATTCGGTGAGAACCGGCGTCGAACAGGCCGTGAACGGTGGCACCGGGCCGCTTCGCGTTGCCGTCAACTGTGCAGGGATCGGAAATGCGGGTCGCGTACTCGGTAAGAACGGGGTTCACGACTTCAAGGCATACACGGCCGTGATCACGGTCAATCTTATCGGCACCTTCCAGGTCTTGGCGCTCGCGGCCGAGGCCATCGCGAAAACCGAGCCCGTGGACGAGGACGGCCAGCGCGGCGTCATCATCAACACCGCGTCGGTGGCCGCTTACGAGGGACAGATCGGCCAAGCGGCCTACGCCTCCTCCAAGGGCGGCGTCGTCGGACTGACTCTCCCCGCAGCAAGAGACCTGGCCAGCAAGGGTATCCGTGTGAACACGATTGCCCCCGGAATCGTCGATACGCCCATGATGGCCGGAATCGACCCGAATTTCCGGACATCCCTGGAGAAGTCGGTGCCGTTCCCACACCGCTTGGCGAAGCCAGTCGAGTACGCCGAACTGGCCTTGGACATCATCGGTCACGACTACCTCAACGGCCAGGTGACCCGCATGGACGGCGCAATCCGCATGGCACCCAAGTAA
- a CDS encoding acyl-CoA dehydrogenase family protein, which translates to MSDLPGTASADGRFTELPHPDGDLLDVRTLLNEEERASYDNIRKYLQETIRPQSIDYWNREEFAFDLLPGLAELGLGELELSDTTWLYRGLVYAEMARADVSLSALVGIHNELIVGMINQLGSDEQREKWLPKLRRFEAIGAFALTEPEHGSDIAGGIQTTATRVGDEWVIRGSKRWIGAGTIADFALVWARDTADHQFKAFLVEAERPGYTAKKIANKIGLRIMQNADIELDDVHVPAENHLPLTVDFASVNEMLRNSRVWVGWQSYGLQMAAFDVARSYALNREQFGRPLAKFQLIQQSLSEIAGNAHATLGLMIQVAREQQAGALQMMHAALGKSTGTRLTRESVAKTRALLGGNGVTSDFEAGKIFCDAEILYTYEGTYEINSLIVGRAITGVSAFV; encoded by the coding sequence ATGTCAGATCTACCTGGAACCGCTTCCGCGGATGGGCGCTTTACCGAGCTCCCCCATCCCGACGGCGACCTTCTGGACGTGCGTACGTTGCTCAATGAAGAGGAACGTGCGTCATACGACAACATTCGAAAGTACTTGCAGGAAACGATCCGTCCCCAGAGCATCGACTACTGGAACCGCGAAGAATTCGCCTTCGATCTGCTCCCTGGGCTCGCCGAGCTGGGGCTCGGAGAGCTCGAGCTATCGGATACCACTTGGCTGTACAGGGGCCTCGTTTATGCCGAGATGGCCCGCGCCGATGTGTCGCTCTCGGCTCTCGTCGGTATTCACAATGAATTGATCGTCGGAATGATCAACCAATTGGGGTCCGACGAACAACGCGAGAAGTGGTTGCCGAAATTGCGTCGCTTCGAAGCCATCGGTGCATTCGCGCTGACCGAACCCGAACATGGCTCGGACATCGCTGGCGGAATACAGACTACGGCCACACGTGTCGGCGACGAATGGGTCATTCGCGGCAGCAAGCGCTGGATCGGGGCGGGAACGATCGCCGACTTCGCACTGGTCTGGGCTCGTGACACGGCCGACCATCAGTTCAAGGCTTTCTTGGTCGAGGCGGAACGGCCGGGATACACCGCCAAAAAAATCGCGAACAAGATCGGCCTGCGCATCATGCAGAACGCCGATATCGAGCTGGACGACGTCCACGTACCCGCCGAGAATCACCTGCCCCTTACCGTGGATTTCGCGAGCGTCAACGAGATGCTCAGGAACTCCCGGGTATGGGTCGGATGGCAAAGCTACGGATTGCAGATGGCTGCCTTCGATGTCGCCCGCTCCTACGCGCTGAACCGTGAGCAATTCGGGCGACCGCTCGCCAAATTCCAGCTCATTCAGCAGTCGCTCTCCGAGATTGCCGGCAACGCCCACGCGACTCTCGGGCTCATGATTCAAGTGGCTCGTGAACAACAGGCAGGCGCTCTGCAGATGATGCACGCAGCCTTGGGCAAATCCACGGGCACGCGTCTGACCCGAGAATCGGTGGCCAAAACCCGCGCGCTTCTGGGAGGCAACGGCGTAACCAGCGATTTCGAGGCCGGCAAGATCTTCTGCGACGCCGAAATTCTTTACACGTACGAAGGAACATACGAGATCAACTCGCTCATTGTGGGTCGCGCGATCACGGGCGTCTCCGCATTCGTGTAA
- the nadE gene encoding ammonia-dependent NAD(+) synthetase — protein sequence MRELQAQIIEEMGVKPRIEPAEEVRLRVDFLCDYLKESHTNGFVLGISGGVDSSLAGRLCQLAVDKLSEEGIEADFVAVRLPYRTQADEEDAQLALKFIRPRTNWAFDVEPGTSGIEEEFLRTTGREISDFNKGNVKARMRMIAQYALAGERNLLVVGTDHAAESITGFFTKFGDGGADILPLYGLNKRQNRQMLQYLGADERLWAKAPTADLLDSTPGRHDEEELGVTYDVIDDFLEGQEIHDDQAEALESRFLRTRHKRTTPVTILDPWWK from the coding sequence ATGCGCGAATTACAGGCTCAGATCATCGAAGAAATGGGCGTCAAGCCCCGGATCGAACCCGCCGAGGAGGTCAGACTTCGCGTCGATTTCCTGTGCGACTATCTCAAGGAATCCCACACGAACGGCTTCGTCCTGGGCATCAGCGGGGGCGTCGACTCGTCGTTGGCTGGCAGACTCTGTCAGCTTGCCGTGGACAAGCTGTCCGAGGAAGGAATCGAGGCCGACTTCGTCGCGGTCAGATTGCCGTACCGCACCCAGGCCGACGAAGAAGATGCCCAGCTCGCCCTGAAATTCATCCGACCCCGAACCAACTGGGCCTTCGACGTCGAACCGGGAACGAGCGGAATCGAGGAAGAGTTCCTCCGGACCACCGGCCGTGAAATTTCCGATTTCAACAAGGGTAACGTCAAGGCACGAATGCGCATGATCGCCCAATACGCCCTGGCCGGCGAGCGGAATCTGCTCGTCGTCGGAACCGACCATGCGGCCGAGTCGATCACCGGATTCTTCACCAAATTCGGCGATGGCGGCGCCGACATCCTCCCGCTCTATGGCCTCAACAAACGCCAGAATCGCCAAATGCTGCAATACCTCGGCGCCGACGAGCGACTCTGGGCCAAGGCGCCTACGGCCGATCTTCTGGATTCGACTCCCGGACGCCACGATGAGGAAGAACTCGGAGTCACGTACGACGTCATCGACGACTTCCTGGAGGGACAAGAGATCCACGACGATCAGGCCGAAGCCCTGGAATCCCGTTTCCTCCGCACGCGGCACAAGCGCACGACGCCGGTCACGATCCTCGACCCCTGGTGGAAATAG
- a CDS encoding AMP-binding protein — MTVTDQFRQARDRLVELREDYREARKEFQWPRFEHFNFALDWFDAVAATPERADQNALVVVEQDGSSQRLTYREMSDRSSQVANWMSEIGVRRGDRMILMLDNQVELWESMLAGIKMGVVLLPTTTMLGPKDLEERVARGSVSWILTNSGNVAKFAEVPGEFSVIETGGKTENAIPGRGHYAYEESHEATTEFTPDAPTPADETLLLYFTSGTTSRAKLVEHTHASYPVGHLSTMYWIGLEPGDVHLNVASPGWAKHAWSNIFTPWIAEATVFIYNYSRFDAAALMQTMDAEGITSFCAPPTVWRMFIQADLSTLKTPPRKVVAAGEPLNPKVINRVREAWGVDIRDGFGQTETTVQIANTPGQELVVGTVGRPLPGFDIVLVDPVSDEVVEGTGEGEVCIVTEPRPVGLMVRYKGDPAKNDEVFRNGVYHTGDIMSRDEGGNFTYVGRADDVFKASDYKLSPFELESVVIEHRAVAEAAVVPSPDPLRLAVPKAYVVLNSGHEPTPELAESILAHCRANLAPYARIRRLEFFDLPKTVSGKIRRVELRARERAFHGPEGELTDSSRGQRTTTQGYGHEFSESDFPGLKNS; from the coding sequence ATGACCGTCACCGATCAGTTCCGCCAGGCCAGAGACCGCCTTGTCGAATTGCGCGAGGATTATCGCGAAGCTCGAAAAGAATTCCAGTGGCCTCGGTTCGAGCACTTCAACTTTGCCCTGGACTGGTTCGACGCGGTTGCAGCGACTCCGGAACGCGCGGACCAGAACGCGCTCGTCGTCGTCGAGCAGGATGGCTCGTCCCAACGACTGACGTATCGGGAGATGTCCGACCGGTCGAGCCAGGTGGCCAACTGGATGAGCGAGATCGGCGTGCGACGGGGCGACCGTATGATCCTCATGCTCGACAACCAGGTCGAGCTGTGGGAAAGCATGCTCGCGGGCATCAAAATGGGCGTAGTACTCCTCCCGACGACGACGATGCTCGGCCCCAAGGATCTCGAGGAAAGGGTCGCTCGCGGATCCGTGTCCTGGATCCTCACGAATTCAGGGAACGTGGCCAAATTCGCCGAGGTTCCGGGGGAATTCTCGGTGATCGAGACAGGCGGCAAGACCGAGAATGCGATACCCGGGCGAGGCCATTACGCCTATGAGGAGAGCCACGAGGCGACGACCGAGTTCACACCGGACGCCCCGACCCCAGCCGATGAGACCCTGCTTCTCTACTTCACGTCAGGAACCACGTCGCGCGCCAAATTGGTCGAGCACACCCACGCGTCCTATCCCGTGGGGCACTTGTCCACGATGTACTGGATTGGGCTCGAGCCCGGCGACGTCCACCTCAACGTTGCATCCCCAGGCTGGGCCAAACACGCTTGGTCCAACATCTTCACCCCCTGGATCGCCGAGGCCACGGTATTCATCTACAACTATTCGCGCTTCGATGCCGCAGCTCTCATGCAGACCATGGATGCGGAGGGCATTACGAGTTTCTGTGCTCCGCCAACCGTCTGGCGGATGTTCATCCAGGCGGACCTTTCGACCTTGAAGACGCCACCGCGCAAGGTCGTGGCCGCCGGCGAGCCCCTCAACCCCAAGGTCATCAACCGCGTCCGCGAGGCGTGGGGGGTCGATATCCGAGACGGATTCGGTCAGACCGAGACGACAGTTCAGATCGCGAACACGCCGGGGCAGGAGCTCGTGGTCGGTACCGTGGGACGCCCCCTTCCGGGATTCGACATCGTTCTGGTGGACCCGGTCTCGGATGAAGTCGTCGAAGGAACCGGTGAGGGCGAGGTCTGCATCGTCACGGAGCCGCGCCCCGTCGGACTCATGGTGCGGTACAAGGGCGATCCCGCCAAGAACGACGAGGTCTTTCGGAACGGCGTGTACCACACGGGCGACATCATGAGCAGGGACGAGGGCGGCAACTTCACGTACGTCGGGCGGGCCGACGATGTCTTCAAGGCAAGCGACTACAAGCTTTCGCCATTCGAGTTGGAGTCTGTGGTGATCGAACATCGTGCCGTTGCCGAGGCCGCCGTGGTCCCTTCGCCCGATCCTTTGCGTCTGGCCGTGCCGAAGGCGTACGTCGTCCTGAATTCAGGACACGAACCAACCCCGGAATTGGCCGAATCGATCCTGGCGCATTGTCGCGCCAATTTGGCTCCGTACGCGCGCATCCGACGCTTGGAATTCTTCGACCTCCCCAAGACGGTCTCCGGAAAGATTCGACGCGTCGAGCTCCGTGCCCGCGAGCGCGCGTTCCACGGCCCGGAGGGCGAGTTGACCGATTCATCGCGCGGTCAACGCACGACGACGCAGGGTTACGGCCACGAATTCAGCGAGAGCGACTTCCCTGGCCTGAAGAACTCCTGA